A single Hypanus sabinus isolate sHypSab1 chromosome 24, sHypSab1.hap1, whole genome shotgun sequence DNA region contains:
- the LOC132380681 gene encoding histone H2B-like: MSVKRESESPEIVMHADINEINKKMDEILNGQYGVLDRKLERRSSRAVVSALLPAQAQRSTITPREIQTAVCLLLPGELAKHAVSEGTKAVTKYTSSK; encoded by the exons ATGTCTGTAAAGAGGGAGAGTGAATCACCAGAAATTGTGATGCATGCTGATATCAACGAAATAAATAAGAAAATGGATGAAATCCTGAACGGACAGTATGGGGTGTTAGATAGAAAGCTGGAACGCAGGAGCTCCAGGGCAGTTGTATCTGCACTACTGCCTGCCCAGGCGCAA CGATCGACCATCACTCCCCGGGAGATCCAGACGGCCGTGTGCCTGCTGCTGCCCGGGGAACTGGCGAAGCACGCTGTGTCGGAAGGGACCAAAGCAGTGACCAAGTACACTAGTTCCAAGTGA